From Halalkalicoccus subterraneus, the proteins below share one genomic window:
- a CDS encoding molybdopterin molybdotransferase MoeA encodes MDGRESVARSVAVDRLLGLYPLAEDAPTVRAELTEIAGRVTAEPVTAPMNVPRYDRATMDGFAFATTDGYPLTVVGDVSPEDEPPSIDRGEAVAVATGAALPTQADVVVMREEASVTDGQLSGPSLPAGTNVYPAGATATAGERLFAAGRRFAPRHAALLRDVGIETVAVTRTLDVGVLATGTEIHRGRQPDRDSEMLANLVRRWGHRPIIEAPVPDDAAVIQEAITTAASTHDIVMTTGGTSVGGADHVVDVLREHDVSFRGVELRPGRPMTVATVDGTPVCALPGKPVAAHTAATVVVRPLFIGINRLSTLAADLTTRLAVPDDDVEFAVPVTLDGGRATPLGHADSSLALYDERFAPGRVASSTRVLLADGIVLTREALEAGERVAVVPYEALE; translated from the coding sequence ATGGATGGACGGGAATCTGTCGCTCGCTCGGTCGCGGTCGATCGACTACTCGGACTCTATCCGCTCGCAGAGGACGCTCCAACAGTACGAGCGGAACTCACAGAGATCGCCGGTCGGGTGACTGCCGAGCCGGTGACTGCGCCGATGAACGTCCCGCGATACGACCGGGCGACGATGGACGGATTCGCGTTCGCGACGACCGACGGGTATCCGTTGACGGTGGTCGGCGACGTGTCCCCGGAGGACGAGCCGCCGAGCATCGACCGGGGAGAGGCCGTCGCCGTGGCGACCGGAGCGGCGCTGCCGACACAGGCCGACGTGGTCGTGATGCGTGAGGAGGCGTCCGTCACGGACGGGCAGCTGTCGGGGCCATCACTCCCCGCGGGAACGAACGTCTATCCCGCGGGCGCGACCGCTACCGCCGGCGAGCGACTGTTCGCGGCCGGCCGGCGGTTCGCACCGCGCCACGCGGCGTTGCTCCGGGACGTCGGCATCGAAACCGTGGCCGTGACCCGAACACTCGACGTCGGCGTTCTCGCGACCGGAACCGAGATTCACCGGGGCCGACAGCCCGATCGCGACTCGGAGATGCTGGCGAACCTCGTCCGTCGCTGGGGCCACCGTCCCATCATCGAGGCTCCCGTTCCGGACGACGCGGCCGTCATTCAGGAGGCGATCACGACCGCTGCTTCGACCCATGATATCGTCATGACGACCGGAGGCACCAGCGTCGGCGGGGCCGATCACGTCGTCGACGTTCTGAGGGAGCACGATGTGTCCTTTCGTGGCGTCGAGCTGCGCCCCGGTCGTCCGATGACCGTCGCGACGGTCGACGGAACACCCGTTTGTGCGCTGCCGGGAAAGCCGGTTGCCGCCCACACGGCAGCGACGGTCGTCGTCCGGCCGTTGTTCATCGGGATCAACCGCCTTTCGACGCTGGCAGCCGACCTCACGACACGACTGGCGGTTCCCGACGACGACGTCGAGTTCGCGGTACCGGTAACCCTTGACGGCGGACGGGCGACGCCACTGGGACACGCCGACTCGTCGCTGGCGCTGTACGACGAGCGATTCGCCCCCGGCCGTGTCGCCTCGAGTACGCGGGTC